The following are encoded together in the Citrobacter arsenatis genome:
- the dagF gene encoding 2-dehydro-3-deoxy-phosphogluconate aldolase: MKLTPNFYRDRVCLNVLAGSKENARDIYAAAEGHVLVGVLSKNYPDVASAVADMREYAALIDNALSVGLGAGDPNQSAMVSEISRQVQPQHVNQVFTGVATSRALLGQQETVVNGLVSPTGTPGRVKISTGPLSSQTPDGIVPVETAIALLKDMGGSSIKYFPMGGLKCRDEYIAVAQACARHDFWLEPTGGIDLDNFTEILQIALDAGVSKIIPHIYSSIIDKVSGNTRPDDVRQLMAMTRACIG; this comes from the coding sequence TGAAACTGACCCCTAACTTTTATCGCGATCGCGTCTGCCTGAACGTGCTGGCAGGCTCTAAAGAAAACGCCCGGGATATTTACGCGGCGGCGGAAGGACATGTGCTGGTTGGCGTGTTGTCAAAAAATTACCCGGATGTCGCAAGCGCGGTAGCGGATATGCGTGAATACGCGGCACTTATCGACAATGCGCTCTCCGTGGGGCTGGGGGCGGGCGATCCAAACCAGTCGGCGATGGTCAGTGAAATCTCCCGTCAGGTGCAGCCCCAGCATGTTAATCAGGTCTTTACCGGTGTGGCGACCAGTCGCGCGCTGTTGGGTCAGCAGGAGACGGTGGTCAACGGTCTGGTCTCACCAACCGGTACGCCGGGCAGGGTGAAAATCTCCACCGGTCCGCTAAGCAGCCAGACGCCGGACGGCATTGTACCGGTAGAAACCGCGATTGCGCTGCTCAAAGATATGGGCGGTAGTTCGATTAAATACTTCCCGATGGGCGGCCTGAAGTGCCGTGACGAGTATATCGCGGTCGCGCAGGCCTGTGCCCGTCATGACTTCTGGCTGGAGCCAACCGGTGGGATCGATCTGGATAATTTTACTGAAATCCTGCAAATCGCCCTTGATGCCGGAGTGAGCAAAATCATTCCTCACATCTATAGTTCGATTATTGATAAGGTGAGTGGTAACACCCGCCCGGACGACGTACGCCAACTGATGGCGATGACCCGGGCCTGCATAGGCTAA
- a CDS encoding BglG family transcription antiterminator, with product MRFPNQRLAQLFGMLQNEALPQDELAQRLSVSTRTVRADITALNALLTQYGAQFVLSRGNGYQLKIDDPASYHALQTQRPDALLRIPRTSQERVHWLVVRFLTSAFSLKLEDLADEWFISRATLQNDMAEVREHLQRYHLTLETRPRHGMKLFGSEMAIRACLTDLLWTLAQQDPQHPLVTQEALNAGIPEQLQPVLQDIFARFHIRLTDEGELFLRLYCAVAVRRISEGYPLPEFAAEEADQSVCLATREIAAVLHRMADKPLSVAEENWLQVHIAARQVQEIAPSAINADDDEALVNYILRFINSQYNYNLLNDKQLHADLLTHIKTMITRVRYQIMIPNPLLENIKQHYPMAWDMTLAAVSGWGKYTPYTISENEIGFLVLHIGVGLERSYNIGYQRQPKVLLVCDAGNAMARMIEAVLARKYPQIEIVDTVTLRDYEQRECISEDFVISTARIGEKDKPVVMIAPFPTDYQLEQIGKLVLVDRTRPWMLNKFFDAAHFRVIDEPMDQQTLFNVLCRQLQDEGFVDAEFLDSVVEREAIVSTMLGDSIALPHALGLLAKKTVVYTILAPQGIAWGDETAHVIFLLAISKSEYEEAMAIYDIFVTFLRERAMTRLCACRNFTEFKAVAMECVSRF from the coding sequence GTGCGATTCCCCAACCAACGTTTAGCGCAGCTGTTTGGCATGCTGCAAAACGAAGCGCTTCCACAGGACGAGCTGGCGCAGCGGTTGTCGGTTTCCACACGCACCGTACGGGCGGATATCACCGCGCTGAACGCGCTACTCACCCAGTACGGCGCGCAGTTTGTCCTCAGCCGGGGTAACGGTTATCAACTCAAAATTGACGACCCGGCAAGCTATCACGCCCTGCAAACGCAGCGGCCCGACGCGTTGCTGCGCATCCCACGCACCAGCCAGGAACGGGTACATTGGCTGGTGGTTCGTTTTCTGACGTCGGCCTTTTCGCTGAAGCTGGAAGATTTGGCTGATGAATGGTTTATCAGCCGTGCGACGCTGCAAAACGATATGGCTGAGGTGCGCGAGCATCTGCAACGTTATCATCTGACGCTGGAAACGCGCCCCCGTCACGGCATGAAGCTGTTCGGCAGCGAGATGGCGATCCGCGCCTGTTTGACCGACCTGCTATGGACGCTGGCGCAACAGGATCCGCAGCACCCGTTAGTGACGCAAGAAGCGTTGAATGCCGGGATCCCTGAACAGCTGCAGCCTGTTCTGCAGGACATTTTCGCCCGTTTTCATATTCGCCTGACCGATGAGGGCGAGCTGTTTTTACGCTTGTACTGTGCGGTGGCGGTACGGCGGATTAGCGAAGGGTATCCCCTTCCGGAGTTTGCCGCAGAAGAGGCCGATCAATCGGTGTGCCTGGCCACGCGGGAAATCGCGGCGGTATTGCACCGGATGGCGGACAAACCGCTTTCCGTTGCCGAAGAAAACTGGCTGCAGGTGCATATCGCTGCCCGCCAGGTACAAGAGATCGCGCCCAGTGCTATCAATGCGGATGATGATGAGGCGTTGGTCAATTACATCCTGCGGTTTATCAACAGCCAGTACAACTACAACCTGTTGAATGACAAACAGTTGCATGCTGATCTGCTGACGCATATTAAGACGATGATCACCCGGGTGCGTTACCAGATAATGATCCCCAATCCGCTGCTGGAAAATATTAAACAGCACTACCCCATGGCGTGGGACATGACGCTGGCCGCCGTCTCGGGATGGGGAAAATATACGCCGTACACCATCAGTGAAAATGAAATTGGCTTCCTCGTGCTGCATATCGGCGTTGGGCTTGAGCGTAGTTACAACATCGGTTACCAGAGGCAGCCGAAAGTTCTGCTGGTATGCGATGCCGGAAATGCGATGGCGCGGATGATTGAAGCTGTGCTGGCGCGTAAGTATCCACAGATAGAAATCGTCGATACCGTAACGCTGCGCGACTACGAACAGCGGGAGTGCATCAGCGAAGATTTTGTCATCTCTACAGCGCGGATTGGTGAAAAAGATAAGCCTGTGGTGATGATTGCGCCGTTCCCTACCGATTATCAACTAGAGCAAATTGGCAAACTGGTACTGGTCGACAGAACCCGTCCATGGATGCTGAACAAATTCTTCGATGCCGCCCATTTTCGTGTGATCGACGAGCCAATGGATCAACAGACGTTGTTCAACGTCTTATGTCGCCAGTTACAGGATGAAGGCTTTGTCGATGCGGAGTTTCTTGATTCGGTGGTTGAACGTGAGGCCATCGTCAGCACCATGCTGGGGGATAGCATTGCCCTGCCGCACGCCCTCGGTTTGCTGGCAAAGAAAACGGTGGTCTACACCATCCTCGCCCCGCAGGGTATCGCCTGGGGCGATGAAACCGCGCACGTGATCTTCTTGCTTGCTATCAGCAAAAGCGAATACGAAGAGGCGATGGCCATCTACGATATTTTCGTCACCTTCCTGCGCGAGCGCGCGATGACCCGACTCTGCGCGTGTCGGAATTTCACTGAGTTCAAAGCGGTTGCGATGGAGTGCGTGAGTCGTTTTTGA
- the nrdG gene encoding anaerobic ribonucleoside-triphosphate reductase-activating protein: MQYHQYYPVDIVNGPGTRCTLFVSGCVHECPGCYNKSTWRLNSGQPFTKEMEDKIVADLNDTRIHRQGISLSGGDPLHPQNVPDILQLVQRIRAECPGKDIWVWTGYKLEELNAAQMQVVDLINVLVDGKFVQDLKDPALIWRGSSNQVVHHLR, encoded by the coding sequence ATGCAATACCATCAATATTATCCCGTCGACATCGTCAATGGCCCCGGCACGCGCTGCACCCTGTTTGTTTCCGGGTGCGTACATGAATGCCCCGGTTGCTATAACAAAAGCACCTGGCGACTCAATTCTGGCCAGCCGTTTACCAAAGAGATGGAAGACAAGATCGTTGCCGATCTGAACGACACGCGCATTCATCGTCAGGGGATTTCGCTGTCAGGCGGCGATCCGCTGCATCCGCAAAACGTGCCGGATATTCTGCAACTGGTACAGCGTATTCGCGCTGAGTGTCCGGGAAAAGATATCTGGGTGTGGACCGGCTACAAGCTTGAGGAACTTAACGCTGCGCAAATGCAGGTGGTGGATCTCATCAACGTACTGGTCGATGGCAAATTTGTGCAGGATCTTAAAGACCCGGCGCTGATCTGGCGCGGCAGCAGCAACCAGGTCGTACATCATTTGCGTTAA
- the nrdD gene encoding anaerobic ribonucleoside-triphosphate reductase — protein MTPHVMKRDGCKVPFKSERIKEAILRAAKAAGVDDADYCATVAEVVSSQMNERSKVDINEIQTAVENQLMSGPYKQLARAYIEYRHDRDIQREKRGRLNQEIRGLVEQTNSALLNENANKDSKVIPTQRDLLAGIVAKHYARQHLLPRDVVQAHERGDIHYHDLDYSPFFPMFNCMLIDLKGMLTQGFKMGNAEIEPPKSISTATAVTAQIIAQVASHIYGGTTINRIDEVLAPFVTESFNKHRKTAEEWQIPDADGYAHSRTEKECYDAFQSLEYEVNTLHTANGQTPFVTFGFGLGTSWESRLIQQSILRNRIAGLGKNRKTAVFPKLVFAIRDGLNHKFGDPNYDIKQLALECASKRMYPDILNYDQVVKVTGSFKTPMGCRSFLGVWENENGEQVHDGRNNLGVISLNLPRIALEAHGDEATFWKLLDDRLVLARKALMTRIARLEGVKARVAPILYMEGACGVRLKADDDVSEIFKNGRASISLGYIGIHETINALFGDKHVYDSEQLRAKGIAIVERLRQAVDQWKDETGYGFSLYSTPSENLCDRFCRLDTAEFGVVPGVTDKGYYTNSFHLDVEKKVNPYDKIDFEAPYPPLASGGFICYGEYPNIQHNLKALEDVWDYSYQHVPYYGTNTPIDECYECGFTGEFECTSKGFTCPKCGNHDAARVSVTRRVCGYLGSPDARPFNAGKQEEVKRRVKHLGNGQIG, from the coding sequence ATGACACCGCATGTGATGAAACGAGATGGCTGTAAAGTGCCGTTTAAATCAGAGCGCATCAAAGAAGCCATTCTGCGTGCAGCTAAAGCAGCGGGAGTCGATGACGCAGATTACTGTGCCACCGTCGCAGAAGTCGTTAGTAGCCAGATGAATGAGCGCAGCAAGGTCGATATCAACGAGATCCAGACAGCGGTAGAAAACCAGCTGATGTCTGGCCCGTATAAACAACTCGCCCGTGCGTACATCGAATATCGCCACGACCGCGATATACAGCGTGAAAAACGTGGCCGTCTGAACCAGGAAATTCGTGGTCTGGTTGAGCAAACCAACTCTGCTTTGCTGAATGAAAACGCCAACAAAGACAGCAAAGTGATCCCGACACAGCGCGACCTGCTGGCCGGTATCGTTGCTAAACACTATGCACGTCAGCACCTGCTGCCGCGTGATGTCGTCCAGGCGCACGAGCGTGGTGATATTCACTATCACGACCTCGACTACTCTCCGTTCTTCCCAATGTTTAACTGCATGCTGATCGACCTGAAAGGCATGCTGACGCAGGGTTTTAAGATGGGTAACGCGGAGATTGAACCGCCAAAATCCATCTCTACCGCGACCGCCGTCACCGCGCAAATCATCGCGCAGGTTGCCAGCCATATTTATGGCGGCACCACCATTAACCGTATTGACGAAGTTCTCGCACCGTTCGTGACCGAGAGCTTTAACAAGCATCGCAAAACCGCTGAAGAGTGGCAGATCCCAGATGCCGACGGCTATGCGCATTCCCGTACCGAGAAAGAGTGCTACGACGCATTCCAGTCGCTCGAGTATGAAGTGAATACCCTGCATACCGCCAACGGTCAGACGCCGTTCGTCACCTTCGGTTTTGGTCTGGGAACCAGCTGGGAATCGCGTTTGATCCAGCAGTCCATTCTGCGTAACCGCATTGCTGGCCTGGGTAAAAATCGCAAAACAGCGGTCTTCCCGAAACTGGTATTCGCGATTCGTGATGGTCTGAACCACAAGTTTGGCGATCCGAACTACGACATCAAACAGCTGGCGCTGGAGTGCGCGAGTAAGCGTATGTATCCGGATATCCTGAACTACGATCAGGTGGTTAAAGTGACCGGCTCGTTCAAAACGCCAATGGGCTGTCGCAGCTTCCTCGGCGTGTGGGAAAACGAGAACGGTGAACAGGTTCACGATGGCCGTAACAACCTCGGCGTTATCAGCCTCAACCTGCCGCGTATCGCGCTGGAAGCCCATGGCGATGAAGCCACCTTCTGGAAACTACTCGACGATCGTCTGGTGCTGGCGCGTAAAGCGCTGATGACCCGCATTGCGCGTCTGGAAGGCGTGAAGGCCCGCGTTGCGCCAATTCTGTATATGGAAGGTGCCTGCGGCGTGCGTCTGAAAGCGGACGATGACGTGTCTGAAATCTTTAAAAACGGTCGTGCGTCCATCTCTCTCGGTTACATCGGTATTCACGAGACCATCAACGCGCTGTTTGGCGACAAACATGTCTATGACAGCGAGCAGCTTCGTGCCAAAGGTATCGCCATTGTGGAACGCCTGCGTCAGGCGGTCGATCAGTGGAAAGACGAGACCGGCTATGGCTTTAGCCTGTACAGCACGCCAAGTGAAAACCTGTGCGACCGTTTCTGCCGTCTGGATACCGCCGAGTTTGGCGTGGTGCCAGGTGTTACCGACAAAGGTTACTACACCAACAGCTTCCACCTCGACGTGGAGAAGAAGGTTAACCCGTACGACAAGATCGATTTCGAAGCGCCGTACCCGCCGCTGGCAAGCGGAGGCTTCATTTGCTATGGCGAATACCCAAATATTCAGCACAACCTGAAAGCGCTGGAAGACGTCTGGGATTACAGCTATCAACACGTGCCGTATTACGGAACCAACACGCCAATCGATGAATGCTACGAGTGCGGCTTTACCGGTGAGTTCGAGTGCACCAGCAAAGGCTTCACCTGCCCGAAATGTGGTAACCACGACGCCGCGCGCGTGTCGGTCACCCGCCGTGTATGCGGTTATTTAGGCAGCCCGGACGCGCGTCCGTTTAACGCCGGTAAGCAGGAAGAAGTGAAGCGCCGCGTTAAGCATTTAGGTAATGGGCAGATAGGTTAA
- the treC gene encoding alpha,alpha-phosphotrehalase — protein MNIPHWWQNGVIYQVYPKSFQDTTGSGTGDLRGVTQRLDYLQKLGVDAIWLTPFYISPQVDNGYDVADYMSVDPAYGTLADFDELVAQAKARGIRIILDMVFNHTSTQHAWFREALDKNSPYRQFYLWRDGTPDSPPNNWRSKFGGSAWGWHAESEQYYLHLFAPEQADLNWENPAVRAELKKVCEFWADRGVDGLRLDVVNLISKDQDFPNDPDGDGRRFYTDGPRAHAFLREMNRDVFTPRSLMTVGEMSSTTLENCQQYAALDGSELSMTFNFHHLKVDYPNGEKWTLAKPDYVALKTLFRHWQQGMHNQAWNALFWCNHDQPRIVSRFGDAGKYRVPAAKMLAMVLHGMQGTPYIYQGEEIGMTNPHFSQITDYRDVESHNMFAALNGQGRDAQELLAILASKSRDNSRTPMQWDASKHAGFTAGEPWINLCDNTADINVAAALSDTDSVFYAYQKLIALRKAEPVITWGDYQDLLPDSPHLWCYQRQWQGQRLLVIANLSDTFQNWQPTQTDGNWQVLMHNYAEVASQPGDMALRPFEAVWWVQK, from the coding sequence ATGAATATTCCCCACTGGTGGCAAAACGGCGTTATCTATCAGGTTTACCCCAAGAGTTTTCAGGACACCACCGGCAGCGGCACCGGCGATTTACGCGGCGTAACGCAGCGTCTCGACTATCTGCAAAAACTGGGGGTCGATGCCATCTGGTTAACCCCGTTCTATATTTCGCCGCAGGTTGATAACGGCTACGACGTCGCGGATTACATGTCTGTCGATCCGGCCTACGGTACGCTTGCAGACTTTGACGAACTGGTGGCGCAGGCGAAAGCACGCGGCATCCGTATTATTCTCGATATGGTGTTTAACCACACCTCAACCCAGCACGCCTGGTTTCGGGAAGCGCTGGATAAAAACAGTCCGTATCGTCAGTTTTATCTCTGGCGCGACGGCACGCCAGACTCCCCGCCGAATAACTGGCGCTCCAAATTTGGCGGCAGCGCCTGGGGCTGGCACGCCGAAAGCGAGCAGTACTATCTGCACCTCTTTGCTCCGGAGCAGGCCGATCTTAACTGGGAGAATCCGGCGGTCCGCGCCGAGCTTAAAAAAGTGTGCGAGTTCTGGGCCGATCGCGGCGTGGACGGGCTGCGTCTCGACGTGGTGAATCTTATCTCTAAAGATCAGGACTTCCCGAACGATCCTGACGGTGATGGGCGGCGTTTTTATACCGACGGCCCGCGCGCGCATGCGTTCTTACGCGAGATGAACCGCGACGTCTTCACGCCCCGCAGCCTGATGACGGTCGGCGAAATGTCGTCCACAACGCTGGAAAACTGCCAGCAGTACGCCGCACTCGATGGCAGCGAACTGTCGATGACCTTTAATTTCCACCACCTGAAAGTGGATTACCCTAACGGTGAGAAGTGGACGTTAGCAAAACCCGACTATGTGGCGCTCAAAACCCTGTTCCGCCATTGGCAGCAGGGCATGCACAATCAGGCCTGGAATGCGCTGTTCTGGTGTAACCACGACCAGCCGCGCATCGTGTCGCGTTTTGGCGATGCAGGGAAATACCGCGTTCCGGCCGCCAAAATGCTGGCGATGGTGCTGCACGGCATGCAGGGCACGCCCTACATCTACCAGGGCGAAGAGATCGGCATGACCAACCCGCACTTTAGCCAGATTACCGATTATCGCGATGTGGAAAGCCATAACATGTTTGCCGCCCTGAACGGCCAGGGGCGCGATGCGCAAGAGCTGCTGGCGATCCTCGCCAGTAAATCCCGTGATAACAGCCGCACGCCGATGCAGTGGGATGCCAGCAAACACGCGGGCTTCACCGCGGGTGAGCCGTGGATCAATCTGTGTGACAACACGGCGGATATCAACGTGGCGGCAGCGCTGAGCGATACCGACTCGGTGTTCTATGCCTATCAGAAGCTAATCGCCTTGCGCAAAGCGGAGCCGGTTATCACCTGGGGCGACTACCAGGATCTGCTACCGGACAGTCCGCACCTGTGGTGCTATCAACGCCAATGGCAAGGGCAGCGGCTGCTGGTCATTGCGAATCTGAGCGATACCTTCCAGAACTGGCAGCCGACCCAGACCGACGGAAACTGGCAGGTGCTAATGCACAACTATGCCGAGGTCGCCAGCCAACCTGGTGACATGGCGCTGCGTCCTTTTGAAGCCGTCTGGTGGGTGCAAAAATAG